GGGCACAAAATTTTCATGGGCcctgttttatttatatatagacataatcggagatgtgagaaaaatgggAACTGGAGAAACACAACTGAAGCAGCGAAGACGAAGCACAATAGACTTAAAAACAACAATGAAaggctccaaaaaaaaaaaaaaaaatcaaagccCACTAGCATTCTAACAATGgctaaaagacttttctaaaaatgTTTATATTATTCGTTAGGGTCCAACGGCCTTTTTAAACAACTTATATTATTCGTGAGGGCCGTTTTTCACCTCGTTCTATGTACTTAAATTCTCGGGACCGGCACTGAAGCCATCATATACATATCGGAAATTTTAAGATTCATTTACTAAGTAATCCAAAACAGCAGATTTGGAACGAATATTAACTCACGAATTGAAAACGACAGAATCGAAATAAGCACTTACATTGGAAAAACTGAAAAATGGAGAACTTGCAGTGTCATCAAGAATTAAAGGCAAATCTTGCATTATGTGTGTATGGCTATGAAAATTAGTTTGCTTAAGAATTTTTCGCCTTTTTCTAGAACTCGCCATTATTGTATGATCACATGAGAAAACAACATTGTTATTGATATTGTTTATGTTATTGTTGCAGTATTCGTCTTCTTCGTGTTCTTGAAAATGTGGTGGGCCTGATGATGCATCCGAGACCATggacatatcatcatcatcatcatcttcttcttcttcttcaccatcATCATGTATATGATCATGTTCATGTACTTTTTTGCATGACAAATCATGATGATGAGGGATGATATTATTGGAGTGTTGTAGGTATAAGGTCCATCCAGATTCACAACCACTGCTTGATTCTTCTGAATCAAAAACTTGTTCCATTTTTGGTTTTTCTTTTTTGTGACTGACGAAATTTAAATAAGATAAATGTGTTTATGTGAGAATTTGTTAAGATAATGAAtggaaattaattaagattgatggtGTTTATATCGGAGACTAGTTTTGTCGTGATGTGGGAGTATTCAGATGGTGATGCACGTGTGCAACTTCTGTGATCACATTACATTCCTGAAAATTTGCTCCATGCCTGTCTGCAACGATTGAACCGAGGACAGGTCACCACATGGGTTCAAACTTACAAGTTTAAAATAACAGACCAAGATTTAATTGTTTTTTGGAAAAGAAAAAATAAATCCAATTTACTATAATCATATCATTTTCTTTTTAACGAGAAAACCCTCCTATGAATAACCACATTAATGCTTATTATTTCATCTTGTGGTATTATTTTTATATCAAAGAATCACTTTTTCAATTTATAAATGTAACACCCCGgttttcgtaagtatgaagttggtGCGTTTAGCGTACTAAATcggaatgtgaaatttaaataaagAAAAAGTGTTGTTACGCACAGGGCCGCGCCGCGCCTTTTGGGTGGATCAGATGTTCATTTCATTGTACGAAGGTTGTTACCATTTATGCCTTGGAGCCGAACCGCGCCAAACCAGGCCGCGCCGCGCCTTGTCTGTGCCAGACTCGATTTTCAGCTTTTAAAAAGGGGTTTAATGaaaggtattttggtaatttcacacatGGACGGTTTTGGAGCCACAAAACTGATGCAACCCCATCCACATCTTCATTCCACCTCATTTTCATCCCTTTCTCTTATCCtcaaaaccctagagagaggaagaagctttagagagagagagagagagagagagagagagagagagagagctccatttaagGAAGtagaagagtgaatcgggtcaagtctcaagtgttaaagttgttctactcgtcaacggcatcattttggcggtattggtaagtctcagcTCCGAATTTAatctttatgatttggtattcaagttagggtttgggtTCTAATTGTTGAAAAAACCCATCTAGACCTCAAATGGGTTATTTGTAgcaagttattgttgttgttggtgagttttgggttggttgatgatttagtcATGATTAAGGCTTCAatttgagtgtaatcactatgattagtgattatgttgtgaaagaacccaaatgggtgttgttggaaacttgatttttgaattgggtcaaaataagAGTTGTAAGTTAATTTTTGGTGAAGACAAGTatttaaaacttgtggttttgttaaGTTGGCGTTGTTGaaaccattttcactagtgttagtgattatggaagcgtTGAAACCATTTTGGgtgttttggttgactaattttgaaatgggtcaaaattagggtttatgtgtcaatttgggcaagataagtgtttaacacttatgattgggttttgatttggtgtattaggaccattctcacttgtgttagtgattattggttagtttgggcgcggtttgtgcttggaagtacatttgggtcgaaattgcactaagtgtcaagttgggttgatttgtaaatccaccctaattgtgttgtttgttatgtgattgaTGGAATAGGTAtattccattggcgattgcggattatacggttgcatccatcaagatttcaaggtgagtgtaaatatattatatgtgtatttatgcataggatgggtgcgggttggtagAGTAATCCTTGCTCGGATTCACTTTACATGTGATGGGAGAATGGATTCTTGGATTTTGAGTTCATGTTGcacgcttatgcgttttgggttaccacccttaggGTAGTGAATCTTTGGAGTATACGAATTCACGTTGGCATGTCGGGCCAACCCCGTCGTTGTTGATGATGTtgaggattcatgatgactcgggtagttcggtcatcttagtgatgaggtggtgaatttcaggtagtgcgaattcactaaggcacgggtagttcggccaacctcggttgttgaagcggtgaaggaagtgaatctcgggtagtgtgacgatcgctccaaatccatatggacgaacacgtcattcattgatttcattgcgaggtatttgacctctatatgatacgttttgtaaacattgcattcttttgaaaaggcacaccataaataaatatttaaatcaaaggttttcgacatctgatgatttctacatatagacaattaccgtatataatagtttacaatagtactttcgttgacaatgcagtcaaaataaggtacatgatgatgaatcggtgaatgcaacgttttcttgaaaaatataccatataagactccatgcacatagcttgtctatcatataagcaaacagcggaagacttctagggaacctgagaataaacatgctaacaagtgtcaacacaaaggttggtaagttcatagtttgtatgtttcgcataatctgtatataaagatggatcacaagatttcagttgtttcatccagaaacgtttatcaaaatattctacgaaattgagcaccctggtaactaaacttaacgtatatataatttgtaccctttgtataatcatcttaataatacacgcaaaccaacgtgtacgcttctcaaatagcatacgtccgttaaaaggctagtgctctagctcggatggggatatcaagccctatggatccatatactactattcgcgcccaccagttcttataaccggcagttactagttaccaaagctaagggattttcggttcaaactcagtatagaatttagtatgtacttgtgtccattgtttaaaataaagtgcatgtattctcagcccaaaaatatatattgcaaaagcatttaaaaagggagcaaatgaaactcaccttagcagcacataaagttgttcatcgtaatgtgaccgaaactcggtatatcaaataatcgtagatctcaacctagagaacatatgttggtcaataaatgtctatcaagctaggtcaggtcatagtgtatcacaatcctaatactcgaaattgacatacaaaagttattcaaagttgtttcaaaaagtcaattttgacaatagttcaacaaacgagacgtaccttatataaggattcatttactcggttggtaatattcaaaaatctattttatcaatctcgtaaacaagttgtttaagtattaattgtagattcaaaaagcaattccaattaatgtcaattataattcagttgaccatatcttttgattcgttcctcgaaactattcgatatctaaatgaaaagttattgatttttcgccagctttctgaaaacatgtatatcatataccttttacccgtaatatatgtatttaattcgtgatttattataaactgtttaacgacgaaatttagcatacaagcatgtataaatatatacactcgagcactagtatgtatacactattaatttataaaatataaaatataaatgcttacgtattaatattgagattcaatattgtagaaaagtacgtagacgtaacggagatgataaacactaagtttgattcacaattatacccccgaacattacccataacctccttggcaataacccataatttccttagctttaattcactcgaaaatcatttttgaaatcgtttgaacatgacctcatcgtagtattttatgtataatactaataaaaataatattaatactactgataataataagattaatattaatattaatctttaataataataattataataattaaaataataatattaataataataataataataataatataaataatataaatattacggagtatatatctatatatgtgtaaCTGTGTGTGATtgttcgagcaaaacaattgaatttatagtaccttttctgaaaaagcaccccatgcgatcgcatggaatttgtgcttcaaggccatgcgatcgcatggccctctgatccagctcacaaacttttaactttttgtttgtcgacataattttatataatatatataatatatttaatttatataattaattatatattatattaaattcacatgcatagttgacttgtaatttttgttccgataagtcgtacgtcatcattcgacttatgtcccggttccggtttttcaaatgtcctttcgtacgctgagaaaacttgtattttacatttcgtgccacgtacctttgtcaaaatatagccttaaattatccctaaactataccgctcaaagtatatcttaaactttcgagtattttgatcatttacttctataaatcatcgtctcgctatttgttaatatatatataataacaatttgtttttacgaccaagttaatattatattttatcgtattgttaaatatatattttcgatattaataaacacattttaaaatacatatcgcaagttattcatatatctaatttcaacagttgatattccttattattgtatgtgtccaaattacgttatttaaacaaacactttaccatttattccgaataccgttaagaatgaatgatttcccaaatcaacgtggaccttacaacagagacccgtaataatatcataatccttaagggactcaataattatcttttaattcaatcgtttggcataatcttttaactctgtatctaaatatatcaatcagataatcaaaccaataagtttaatgcacagtatcatatactcaacactttattacgttttcaagttatggtatatatatgtatctatttacctataattattcgcgaatcgttgagaaaaatcgaaaggtaattgaatagttcaaaaattttgagattcaactttacagactttgcttatcgtgtcgaaaacattaaatcatttaaagataaagtttaaatttggtcagaaatttctgggtcatcacagtacctacccgttaaagaaatttcgtcccgaaatttaagtgaggtcgtcatggctaacaataaaaatgttttcatgacgaatatgagttgataaatagagttttatcaccgttgaataatatggataaaacaatccgatttctcgaagcgtatgagagaagttatcgtaaaagagtgaaatgaaagaatagagattcgtcttaacttttgacgtagttacgattgatttccgaaatttaaggaatagaaaatcttcataatctaaataagatttgattcttcgaaatttaaggaaattaagatttcctttaaatgcgtaatctgcctcgattgttatgtctgatatttcgctataaattaaccacttccgtttcaatattttcaccactcctacatcttcttccttattttatacttccaaaagattgtgaaatgcttaatccagttctgattcttgatattttcttggctatcgtatccttcattattctttttcatctgccaccagaggaagttattttcttctactattaccttggggttatagtatttttcattctcccgtatctttatattgctatacgcattgatatacatggtttgtaatttcggggttgttatcgggctttatattctccattatatttcggagcttcatgctttcgttttctcttcccgaccttaagtcaagcggataatggtccagaattcgtagctatacatttcggaatgaacatagttaatgttctaagaaagaaattgtaatgacacgatcttgatttgttaaattaccagaatatctggaaaagaccgaatcatcaagaaaagtattttcttgatatatttaaagattaaatagaatgaaagagttatgtaacatggttcatgatgagggtgtgatctgtgaacctttatcacgttccattagaaactcagcatgacttactgtaatataatcacgttgatcaagtgtcattatattaaactaactcatgcttcaattcccaacattacttcaagacatctattttttgaatttttcagattttagaaactaaaatagtttcttttatgatgtaacacagatagcgcgaagagatgaatgatttcagataagaatggttataaaaaaatattttcaaaaatatcgaggatatttataatgaaagatacgatgatattttagaatttctaatatcagaggatgatgcggaaaatctgtctgtgaaggtttagaataaaaagtaaggttcttactaatggtttcagcagatactgaatcatttggattctttgaaggcaggttcagtctttgtgatttatctacagcctctttcatactttactcaatccgtttttcagttccaaaccttctctttttctcagctttaccaccatactattctttatcatcaaacttttgactgttaaggtcgtttacagtttttgctacttcatcagcatttttccaatttcagagaactagttcatagtttgggatgtttttcagaaacttcacattcgaagtatgtaagtctagaagatagacattatatgtatatatataactgtttgcatagaattgctgcaaaatttgaaatactgattgctaattctcggtagttggtatggcaattttcgttacaagatgtagatgagtacatgatagggtttcaatgagtataaggattttttgaaagatcaaggatcaatgaggttgttggtaaatttactgctaatgtggtggaacatgaaaggttccccggtaacaagaatgtatatgtcaagattataataaggctaatctgaaaagtcgaggttgaatggttgataatactggatactttgaaaatggattgcaagattattttcggtaaaaaaacaacgttaaaggatcttgcacagttttgaagtcaaagtatagctttgaaagatgtagagatctaagaatgatgtcaccggttcagagttatgacttggattctgatccgtcaatatcagaatatgtaattgaatttgtatgaaaacgattgtatatcgttgtgagtattgttaataatttttgaatcaaaattgaagaatgtacagtgtaacatattaattgcaaacttatatatttcccgggtattacctacccgttaaagatttcacaattaatactttgtacaaaagaatttttattaccgtctttatgaaaatatatgtatgtatattttcttcagatgtaacacagatttaatgagttaatatcatattaagctcatttaatttttcggcttgacttagaaatgattaatctctaaaacattaaagattacataatctttgagaagtatttcgctaatgtaatcgatacttcattatttattcttattgatattcctcggtgaaggatgttggtgctcgtgaaatttttgtgaaccttacaaggcacatatgatgttttctggaaagtttcgagtatatcgaaattgaaaatgtaaaatcaattatgtaattgattaatacacttggtttattatgaaatggaattcatggagttgaaacggagattgtagttaacaatggttaagttgttaaggaaggatgtacatcattgcatatcagtaatatgaactaaccgagtagtacctaccagttaagattcacacgtaatagcttagtacgaaaatatttattttaatttcaaaattcatatatattaaatatacataaaatttcttcaggggaaatgagttaatacttcatcggttatttttgctggtatttcttggtaactacggtgcgtatgacgttgatgctcgtggaacagattgtgaagttgaggtttgcgatgcggatgttgttggtggtggtaatggtactgttggtgttgttgtcggtggtactgttgatgccagtgatgctgctggtgtttgtaacctttgcaccatattctccaaagccactacccgagcacgaagctcgttgacttcttctactacaccgggatgattggcggttcagacgagcggatgaataagatccagaatttgagatagtatattatcgtgacgagatactctggaaattagagagaaaatggtgtctcgaacaggttcgccggtaagtgcttcaggttcttcgccaagagggcattgtggtggatggaagggatcgccttcttcttgtctccaataattaagtaggctacgaacccatccccaatttatccagaataggtgatgactgattggttgatccattccggttacactgtcttcggaattcagatgaatatccatatcggaatagctgtcggagtttaaggaatttgaactagatacgggatccatcttgtataattagagagatgatttttgatataaaatagattatagaatttagattggtactcttcaatacataatttacatatgtatatataataccaaaattccataaatcacggaggaatttttttgaagatgtcaggaaaagtttacagtaacagatacgctaagatatgaatttgtctatacactatctatgtaatcaatgcaataagacgcgtttagactttagatgataaacatgtaatttccaacaagaaatgataagcaaaacttttaacatgcagacacggtcgaagtccagacttactaatgcatcctaaccactatcagttagacactcatgcaagacctggttcgctaggaccaacgctctgataccaaatgtgacgatcgctccaaatctatatggacgaacacgtcattcattgatttcattgcgaggtatttgacctctatatgatacgttttgtaaacattgcattcttttgaaaaggcacaccataaataaatatttaaatcaaaggttttcgacatctgatgatttctacatatagacaattaccgtatataatagtttacaatagtacttccgttgacaatgcagtcaaaataaggtacatgatgatgaatcggtgaatgcaacgttttcttgaaaaatataccatataagactccatgcacatagcttgtctatcatataagcaaacagcggaagacttctagggaacctgagaataaacatgctaacaagtgtcaacacaaaggttggtaagttcatagtttgtatgtttcgcataatctgtatataaagatggatcacaagatttcagttgtttcatccagaaacgtttatcaaaatattctacgaaattgagcaccctggtaactaaacttaacgtatatataatttgtaccctttgtataatcatcttaataatacacgcaaaccaacgtgtacgcttctcaaatagcatacgtccgttaaaaggctagtgctctagctcggacggggatatcaagccctatggatccatatactactattcgcgcccaccagttcttataaccggcagttactagttaccaaagctaagggattttcggttcaaactcagtatagaatttagtatgtacttgtgtccattgtttaaaataaagtgcatgtattctcagcccaaaaatatatattgcaaaagcatttaaaaagggagcaaatgaaactcaccttagcagcacataaagttgttcatcgtaatgtgaccgaaactcggtatatcaaataatcgtagatctcaacctagagaacatatgttggtcaataaatgtctatcaagctaggtcaggtcatagtgtatcacaatcctaatactcgaaattgacatacaaaagttattcaaagttgtttcaaaaagtcaattttgacaatagttcaacaaacgagacgtaccttatataaggattcatttactcggttggtaatattcaaaaatccattttatcaatctcgtaaacaagttgtttaagtattaattgtagattcaaaaagcaattccaattaatgtcaattataattcagttgaccatatcttttgattcgttcctcgaaactattcgatatctaaatgaaaagttattgatttttcgccagctttctgaaaacatgtatatcatataccttttacccgtaatatatgtatttaattcgtgatttattataaactatttaacgacgaaatttagcatacaagcatgtataaatatatacactcgagcactagtatgtatacactattaatttataaaatataaaatataaatgcttacgtattaatattgagattcaatattgtagaaaagtacgtagacgtaacggagatgataaacactaagtttgattcacaattatacccccgaacattacccataacctccttggcaataacccataattttcttagctttaattcactcgaaaatcatttttgaaatcgtttgaacatgacctcatcgtagtattttatgtataatactaataaaaataatattaatactactgataataataagattaatattaatattaatctttaataataataattataataattaaaataataatattaataataatattaataataataataataataatataaataatataaatattacggagtatatatctatatatgtgtaaCTGTGTGTGATtgttcgagcaaaacaattgaatttatagtaccttttctgaaaaagcaccccatgcgatcgcatgggatttgtgcttcaaggccatgcgatcgcatggccctctgatccagctcacaaacttttaactttttgtttgtcgacataattttatataatatatataatatatttaatttatataattaattatatattatattaaattcacatgcatagttgacttgtaatttttgttccgataagtcgtacgtcatcattcgacttatgtcccggttccggtttttcaaatgtcctttcgtacgctgagaaaacttgtattttacatttcgtgccacgtacctttgtcaaaatatagccttaaattatccctaaactataccactcaaagtatatcttaaactttcgagtattttgatcatttacttctataaatcatcgtctcgctatttgttaatatatatataataacaatttgtttttacgaccaagttaatattatattttatcgtattgttaaatatatattttcgatattaataaacacgttttaaaatacatatcgcaagttattcatatatctaattccaacagttgatattccttattattgtatgtgtccaaattacgttatttaaacaaacactttaccatttattccgaataccgttaagaatgaatgatttcccaaatcaacgtggaccttacaacagagacccgtaataatatcataatccttaagggactcgataattatcttttaattcaatcgtttggcataatcttttaactatgtatctaaatatatcaatcagataatcaaaccaataagtttaatgcacagtatcatatactcaacactttgttacgttttcaagttatggtatatatatgtatctatttacctataattattcgcgaatcgttgagaaaaatcgaaaggtaattgaatagttcaaaaattttgagattcaactttacagactttgcttatcgtgtcgaaaacattaaatcatttaaagataaagtttaaatttggtcagaaatttctgggtcatcacagtacctacccgttaaagaaatttcgtcccgaaatttaagtgaggtcgtcatggctaacaataaaaatgttttcatgacgaatatgagttgataaatagagttttatcaccgttgaataatatggataaaacaatccgatttctcgaagcgtatgagagaagttatcgtaaaagagtgaaatgaaagaatagagattcgtcttaacttttgacgtagttacgattgattttcggaatttaaggaatagaaaatcttcataatctaaataagatttgattcttcgaaatttaaggaaattaagatttcctttaaatgcgtaatctgcctcgattgttatgtctgatatttcgctataaattaaccacttccgtttcaatattttcaccactcctacatcttcttccttattttatacttccaaaagattgtgaaatgcttaatccagttctaattcttgatattttcttggctatcgtatccttcattatt
This genomic window from Rutidosis leptorrhynchoides isolate AG116_Rl617_1_P2 chromosome 2, CSIRO_AGI_Rlap_v1, whole genome shotgun sequence contains:
- the LOC139887906 gene encoding uncharacterized protein, producing the protein MEQVFDSEESSSGCESGWTLYLQHSNNIIPHHHDLSCKKVHEHDHIHDDGEEEEEDDDDDDMSMVSDASSGPPHFQEHEEDEYCNNNINNINNNVVFSCDHTIMASSRKRRKILKQTNFHSHTHIMQDLPLILDDTASSPFFSFSNKDLNLNVCNKEALMEDDEDSFSYSQGHSTTYYEL